One Brassica napus cultivar Da-Ae chromosome C4, Da-Ae, whole genome shotgun sequence genomic region harbors:
- the LOC106451149 gene encoding plasmodesmata-located protein 3 isoform X2 encodes MGLSLKLSSLCTIIILSMALFSDLKPADSASPDYTNLIYKGCARQQFSDPSGLYSQALSAMYGSLVTQSTKTKFYKTTTGTTSQTTITGLFQCRGDLSNNDCYNCVSRLPVLSGKLCGKTIAARVQLSGCYLLYEIAGFAQISGMEMLFKTCGKNNVAGTGFEERRDTAFGVMQNGVVSGHGFYATTYESVYVLGQCEGDVGDSDCSGCIKNALEKAQVECGSSSSGQIYLHKCFIGYKYYPNGVPKGPSSPSSSSGSSVSSSSGKTVAIIVGGTAGLGFLIICLLFVKNLMKKKYDDY; translated from the exons ATGGGTTTGTCACTCAAGCTCTCGTCTCTTTGCACCATCATCATACTCTCCATGGCTCTGTTCTCAGATCTCAAGCCAGCGGATTCTGCATCACCAGACTACACAAACTTAATCTACAAAGGATGCGCAAGACAGCAGTTCTCAGATCCGTCTGGTCTTTACTCGCAAGCCCTCTCTGCAATGTATGGCTCATTGGTCACTCAGTCAACTAAAACCAAGTTCTACAAAACCACTACTGGTACGACGAGCCAAACCACCATTACTGGTCTTTTCCAGTGTAGAGGAGACTTGAGCAACAACGACTGTTACAACTGTGTTAGTCGTCTTCCTGTTCTCTCCGGGAAGCTCTGCGGCAAAACCATTGCCGCTAGAGTTCAGCTCTCCGGCTGTTATCTTCTTTATGAAATTGCTGGCTTTGCTCAAATTTCAG GGATGGAGATGTTATTCAAGACATGTGGGAAGAACAACGTGGCCGGAACAGGGTTCGAAGAGAGGAGAGACACAGCGTTTGGTGTAATGCAAAACGGTGTCGTTTCAGGGCACGGCTTCTACGCGACTACGTACGAATCTGTTTACGTGCTAGGACAGTGCGAAGGCGATGTGGGAGATTCAGATTGTAGCGGCTGCATCAAGAACGCGTTAGAGAAGGCTCAAGTGGAATGTGGAAGCTCGAGCTCCGGTCAGATTTATCTTCACAAGTGTTTCATCGGTTATAAGTATTACCCTAATGGTGTTCCCAAAGGACCTTCTTCGCCTTCTTCAAGCTCTGGCTcttcagtttcttcttcttcag GCAAAACGGTGGCAATAATAGTAGGAGGAACAGCTGGTCTTGGATTTCTTATCATTTGTTTGCTTTTCGTCAAAaacttgatgaagaagaaatatGACG ATTATTGA
- the LOC106451149 gene encoding plasmodesmata-located protein 3 isoform X1: MGLSLKLSSLCTIIILSMALFSDLKPADSASPDYTNLIYKGCARQQFSDPSGLYSQALSAMYGSLVTQSTKTKFYKTTTGTTSQTTITGLFQCRGDLSNNDCYNCVSRLPVLSGKLCGKTIAARVQLSGCYLLYEIAGFAQISGMEMLFKTCGKNNVAGTGFEERRDTAFGVMQNGVVSGHGFYATTYESVYVLGQCEGDVGDSDCSGCIKNALEKAQVECGSSSSGQIYLHKCFIGYKYYPNGVPKGPSSPSSSSGSSVSSSSGTTGKTVAIIVGGTAGLGFLIICLLFVKNLMKKKYDDY; this comes from the exons ATGGGTTTGTCACTCAAGCTCTCGTCTCTTTGCACCATCATCATACTCTCCATGGCTCTGTTCTCAGATCTCAAGCCAGCGGATTCTGCATCACCAGACTACACAAACTTAATCTACAAAGGATGCGCAAGACAGCAGTTCTCAGATCCGTCTGGTCTTTACTCGCAAGCCCTCTCTGCAATGTATGGCTCATTGGTCACTCAGTCAACTAAAACCAAGTTCTACAAAACCACTACTGGTACGACGAGCCAAACCACCATTACTGGTCTTTTCCAGTGTAGAGGAGACTTGAGCAACAACGACTGTTACAACTGTGTTAGTCGTCTTCCTGTTCTCTCCGGGAAGCTCTGCGGCAAAACCATTGCCGCTAGAGTTCAGCTCTCCGGCTGTTATCTTCTTTATGAAATTGCTGGCTTTGCTCAAATTTCAG GGATGGAGATGTTATTCAAGACATGTGGGAAGAACAACGTGGCCGGAACAGGGTTCGAAGAGAGGAGAGACACAGCGTTTGGTGTAATGCAAAACGGTGTCGTTTCAGGGCACGGCTTCTACGCGACTACGTACGAATCTGTTTACGTGCTAGGACAGTGCGAAGGCGATGTGGGAGATTCAGATTGTAGCGGCTGCATCAAGAACGCGTTAGAGAAGGCTCAAGTGGAATGTGGAAGCTCGAGCTCCGGTCAGATTTATCTTCACAAGTGTTTCATCGGTTATAAGTATTACCCTAATGGTGTTCCCAAAGGACCTTCTTCGCCTTCTTCAAGCTCTGGCTcttcagtttcttcttcttcag GAACAACAGGCAAAACGGTGGCAATAATAGTAGGAGGAACAGCTGGTCTTGGATTTCTTATCATTTGTTTGCTTTTCGTCAAAaacttgatgaagaagaaatatGACG ATTATTGA